gaataaattattgttttttaaaatagacAACCTTAAAACATGTCAAGATTGAGacagagatgaaaaaaaaatataatagaatcCTATGATTCTAACCAATGTGTGAATTATAAAGATAGTACTCATGAGTTGTTAGGTGAAACTAATTAatctttataataatttttttttaataaaaaaataaaaataaaaattaggggcaatatgggaatttttggattatattggtcgaattgcaaaaatttgaaactttgagggggtggattgccaaaattaaaactttggaaaTCGAATTGCAAATTTTTCCAAACTTTGGAGgaggggggtaaaatgtaatttccccctatatatatatacccataaatagtttttaatACCTTCCAATTACATGTTGACTTGTATTAATAAATTGTAAAAGAGTTACACGTTtagcatttttaaaatgaataaataagaGACAAGTTATACTTAATTTGCAGCCTATAGATTATATGAACTTTGACTGATCGAAATTGTCAAGTGCCCCTTAATTCGCAGTGTGCGTGGAATATTATTTTGCTGTGTGTGAAATTTGAAACCTGACTAACttccccttcattttttttttttccttctaattaaGTTCCCCTTCATCTTAGTTAGGCCCTTCACACAACAtgaagatgaaaaaataaaatagaatccTATGATTCTAACCATTGTGTTAATTACtcaaatatggaaaatataataataacttGTTTCAACTCTttgattttagaaaaaaaaaaaaaaaaaaaaaaaaagctcaatctCACACGattttaatatcataaattATTTAGAAAATTATTGGGGGGCCATTAATTAGCCTCCTTGACTTTGCATACTTGGTACAAGTTTGAGCATTTCTAgcacttaataaaaataaaaagcgaTTTATAAAGACAATTTCTAGTTCtacgtggatattattttataagaaaaaaaaaaaaaataattgttcttatttctctcacttaatTTTCTACACATGacttttgtccatttttttaaaaaaattcatcgTTAAATTTATGAGACTCACATGTGAgtctatatatattcaattgtGGATTTACCTTATTCACACGATGGCGTATGTTGTACGTAACTTCCAGAAGAAAACATTTTGGGTCCAGTCCAACCCATATCCTTTCTGCATGCGTAGTCCATTTACACAGATTAATTACTTGGTAGACCACCTACCTATTATATCTATAACCTGACTTTCCTCTACAATTTTTTGAAATCTATTCATCTAGATGAACTCAACATATAAGTTACGAGAATTTTGGTCCTAGACTAGTGCCAAAAGACGCATATCCACCACCCATGTCACAACATTAGAACACGTTCAGCTTGACTAAATATTTATTCTAgataatgattttgttttcaagTCTTTGATCTCAATTCCCTCTATTCTTTGCTCATGAGCAGATCTTtctgtggaaaaaaaaaaaaaaaaaaaacctaccaGCTGTAGATATGCATGCCCAAATTCTTTCCAAACGCTACACTTCGCATGGGTCGTAGGGTCTTTTCCACAGCTAAAAATTCTACGCACGTAAGTGAAAGAAATTcaacgaaaacaaaaaagaaatccaCAAGCGCTCATAAATATCACAGGGAGCCTAAAACATTGACAGCCACTTTGTAGAATACTAGAAGCAAAGTGGCAAATGGATTTGCCTCCCTTTCCCACAAACTGACACATGTACATAATGACAATTATTTAGCCCGTATATCTCGGGTCTTCAGTCGGTCGAGGTTCCGGTCGCCGGCCATCACCATATGGAAGACGATAACCATTACAGTCAATGAAGTATATTCCTGGTGGAACTTAATTCCAAACCCAGTTTTCCATGGAAAAATCTCGTTAAAGCCTCTATATAAACCACTCCCAAGTTCATAAGATTTGCACCACAATATATACCCTACCCATTCATCAAGATCAACTAGTCTAGCTACAAGAATGATGAAAAACCTTGCATTCCTCGGCCTTGCTTTGGCCTTCTGTTTCCtatctggtatatatatatatatatctcatttttCTAGTTATAATATGTTAGCAAATTTCCTATCTGGCCTATTTTCTGCAAAATATAGAtagaaaaaaatgttgaaaactGCTAATGTACGTGTTAATAATTTTGTTGGAAAATGATCATCGTTGGCATCATGAATTTCCACACAGGTAGTATAATTTTGCACTTTCACCATTACACATATGAAATGATCAAGTCATGAACCCCACAAAGGTTGAATTGAAATCTTCCATTTGTtagacttatttatttattttacataaaacatattttagattttatgtTCTGAACGtgttctctcattttctctcccCATTGGTCCATGACTTGTACTTACACGTactaatgttatatatatatatcatacaaatatttcataaatatcttacaaattaaGTTAGTGTaggaaaaatgaatttaatgatCGTTGACCATTCTTCTGACAATTTATGTTATGCAGGTGCTCATGCTGCCAAAATAACGTTCACAAACAACTGTCCAACAACTGTTTGGCCAGGAACTCTAACCGCGGACCAGAAACCTCAACTATCAACTACTGGATTTGAGCTAGCATCTAAAGCATCCTCATCAGTTGATGTCCAAGCTCCATGGATAGGTCGGTTTTGGGCCCGAACACGATGCACCACGGACTCCTCGGGAAAGTTCTCTTGTGAAACTGCTGACTGTGCCTCTGGCCAGGTTGCATGCAACGGCGCAGGTGCAATCCCGCCAGCATCCTTGGTAGAAATCAACATAGCAGCTGGTGGTGGACAAGATTTCTACGATGTTAGTCTTGTAGATGGCTTCAACCTCCCTGTTTCAGTTGCCACACAAGGTGGGACCGGTGACTGCAAGCCCTCAAGCTGCCCAGCAAATGTGAATGCTGTGTGTCCTGCTGAGCTACAAGTTAAAGGGTCCGATGGGAGTGTGATCGCTTGTAAGAGCGCATGCACAGCGTTCAATGAGCCAAAGTATTGTTGCACTGGCGCTAACAATACCCCAGAAACATGTCCACCGACAAACTATTCCCAGATCTTCGAGAATCAATGCCCTCAAGCTTATAGCTACGCTTATGATGATAAGAACAGCACATTTACCTGCTCTGGTGCACCTGACTACGTTATTACTTTTTGCCCTTAAATGTACGAGGAGGAATTATTCGTTCCTTCTCTCTATAGTTATAAGAGAACAATAAGTGTCTTGGACTAAGGCACATGCATGATTGTACGTGTCCATTTGATAAACGCTTGTATGATATTTATTAGCAAATGAATAATAcaagcttctttttttatatatatacttcaaattTCGGAGCAAGTATACTTGTTCTTATGACAAGAAATTGCGAAATAGGGTTCGAACAGACAAAAATTCCGCTCAAACAAGACCTTGCTAAAAAGCCCTCGTCGGTCGATCTAGCAAAAGAACCTAACAGATATATACCAGGTAGCTAGACGCCCTATAGATTAGGCCACTACTCCAAattctataataaaaaatcaacagaTTAAACTTCAAACCATGCATGTGCAGGTGGCCAAGTTGAAATCAGACAAAATTAGTGTTGGAAAACCAAACCTTAAACTTCGCATGAGTAGTGAAAATTCGATGCATGCACCTAACGTTCGGTTGTGATGAACGATAGACCAGTCGCACGTTGTTAATTaattgaacatatatatatatatataaaagtcatTGGtcatcttttcttcaaaaaaaaaaaagccattggTCATCTTCTACAACATTGACACCTGTTTGTAGAAAACTCTAGTAGGAAAGTAGTAAATGGATTTGCCTCCCTTTCCCAGATACTGACACGTATGTATGTAAATAACCCAAATGATTCAATCACATTTTGTCCGTCAATTTTCCGCATTTTTCCGAATGGATCCACTTTAAAATCAATGAGGGTTAATCCCGGTGTAACTTTCGTCGAACCCGATTTTCCGCATGGTTCGCCGTGATGGTCGCGTTAAAGCCTCTATGGCTAGCTCTATATATATCACCCCAAGTTCATTTATGTCATATCATGCAGGTGCTCATGCTGCTTGAATTACTTTCATGAACAACTGTCCAAGAACTATGTATCTAACCAGGAACTTTAACGTACGTTAGATCAAAAACCTCAGCTATCAACTACTTacaaaatggagaaaatatacTTTATCCCTTATCTAGCCTCTGGGAGTAtcattatttttgcattttaatttttaaagtttaaaaagtgatctATGCATGGCCCTtacaaatttgacacgttagcccatctgttatttttttgtcttctattatttttttgtcttctatCTTGAACAGAATGTCAGTCACGTACGTCACACGTGATTATAAAGCACCTGAATTATCCAAAATATCTTGGCCCATctgttatttttttgtcttcttgaaCGGAATGTCAGTCACGTACGTCACACGTGATTATAAATTAAAGCACCTAAATTGTCCAAAATATCTTGGCGGGttctcccccccacccccccaaaaaaa
Above is a genomic segment from Corylus avellana chromosome ca9, CavTom2PMs-1.0 containing:
- the LOC132192126 gene encoding thaumatin-like protein 1b — protein: MMKNLAFLGLALAFCFLSGAHAAKITFTNNCPTTVWPGTLTADQKPQLSTTGFELASKASSSVDVQAPWIGRFWARTRCTTDSSGKFSCETADCASGQVACNGAGAIPPASLVEINIAAGGGQDFYDVSLVDGFNLPVSVATQGGTGDCKPSSCPANVNAVCPAELQVKGSDGSVIACKSACTAFNEPKYCCTGANNTPETCPPTNYSQIFENQCPQAYSYAYDDKNSTFTCSGAPDYVITFCP